In one window of Branchiostoma floridae strain S238N-H82 chromosome 14, Bfl_VNyyK, whole genome shotgun sequence DNA:
- the LOC118430679 gene encoding G-protein coupled receptor 12-like encodes MKQRCTSIGVALGIFILTIQHVGIRSASGQDLDVTDQISDNANRPSNFSTQEIGSTEDPGTFECTNSSVKEDNITSSLNSPDNNSTSSSYDYEKYASIGALSVLSVSIGLGVWSVVANSLPLVAIIKHEQLHTPAYILMANLAAGDVLAGLAFLFVGSTVLYNNLTGTVPSMIDSRVRFTALLLPGLSSAYGLMALTAERYWFIVHGLTYVNNVTNGKCKVVVVLVWVWSLLLAVLPYFDWNCAGLLAEGCLPLGGGLSYNYAVVILVFVFIPMAAIILLNMGVLWCLWKHVNAIAAQEAAVGAEPSTSRKSAITVVLITVVFLVGWMPLFSRMAVLTKDVVSLHETKVFVILNSAINPVIYGFRLKEVRRGVVRLFRNANPAVN; translated from the coding sequence ATGAAACAACGGTGCACGTCCATCGGAGTGGCGCTGGGGATTTTCATCCTCACCATTCAGCACGTTGGAATACGCTCGGCGTCCGGACAGGACTTGGACGTTACCGATCAAATCAGCGACAACGCAAACAGACCTAGCAACTTCTCAACACAAGAGATCGGTTCTACTGAAGACCCTGGCACCTTTGAGTGTACCAACAGCTCTGTAAAAGAAGACAACATCACATCATCATTGAACTCACCGGATAACAACTCAACATCATCAAGCTATGACTACGAAAAGTACGCCTCCATCGGAGCTTTATCAGTGTTGAGTGTTTCTATTGGTCTGGGAGTCTGGTCTGTAGTGGCAAACAGCCTCCCGCTAGTAGCCATCATCAAGCATGAACAGCTCCACACGCCCGCCTATATCCTGATGGCGAATCTAGCGGCAGGCGACGTCTTGGCCGGGCTAGCCTTCCTGTTTGTTGGTAGCACAGTCCTGTACAACAATCTAACAGGCACCGTCCCTTCCATGATAGATTCACGTGTACGCTTCACGGCCCTCCTGCTCCCCGGGTTGTCCTCTGCCTACGGTCTGATGGCGCTGACGGCCGAGCGCTACTGGTTCATCGTGCACGGACTGACCTACGTCAACAACGTCACCAACGGCAAGTGCAAGGTCGTGGTGGTGCTGGTGTGGGTGTGGTCACTGCTGCTGGCGGTGCTGCCGTACTTCGACTGGAATTGCGCGGGGCTTCTTGCCGAAGGATGCCTACCGTTGGGCGGGGGATTGTCCTACAACTACGCGGTGGTCATCCTGGTGTTCGTTTTCATCCCGATGGCGGCGATCATCCTCCTCAACATGGGCGTCCTGTGGTGTCTGTGGAAGCACGTGAACGCCATCGCTGCACAGGAAGCCGCCGTGGGTGCCGAGCCCAGCACCAGCCGTAAGTCCGCCATCACCGTCGTTCTCATCACCGTGGTGTTCCTGGTCGGGTGGATGCCGCTCTTCTCCCGCATGGCCGTGCTGACGAAGGACGTCGTCTCGCTGCACGAAACGAAAGTCTTCGTAATCCTGAACTCCGCCATCAACCCAGTGATCTACGGGTTTCGTCTGAAGGAGGTTCGTCGCGGCGTTGTACGGCTCTTCCGCAACGCGAATCCGGCGGTTAACTGA